Genomic DNA from Dioscorea cayenensis subsp. rotundata cultivar TDr96_F1 unplaced genomic scaffold, TDr96_F1_v2_PseudoChromosome.rev07_lg8_w22 25.fasta BLBR01001214.1, whole genome shotgun sequence:
CACCATAGTAGTCAACATTTCCTTCCAATGGATTTGCATCCCTAGCACTGGCGTAGCTCATAGTAGAAGAAGTAACAAGACATCCAGAATTTTGAGTTCGCCTAAATCTTTCTCGAGATTTAGTATGGAATCGAAATCCATTAATGACGAGTCCTTTATATCTCTTGACAATCCTATTTGGACCTTGCGcaagaaattttatttcttctgaCACATTTTTCCCATGAGAAACCTATACAAGTTACATGAATGCAATTATAAAAATTCTTAATAGAGAATTGTTCAAGAGACTAAGATTTTCTAGTTGCTTACCGTTTCTCCCAACCATTCATGAAAAGTTTCGGTAAATTTCCTATCGAGATCACGAGCATTTGAACGTCGACCTCTTGTTTGATCTTTCAAGATATTTCTATACTCACTACaagtaatgataaaaaatgttaaaaacttcCAACACACCAACACACCAAATAAGAAATGTGAAGTGTTTAACTTACATTTGGAGTGAGTCAATAGCTTTATAGTGGAATAACACATAACGATGTGCTTGTGCCCATGATCTATCATCTAACTGTGGCACTTCAACTTTCCCTATTGGTTCTCCACCACATTCAAATAAATACGACTTTACAAGTAGCTCATGGTGCACTTGTGTTAAATTTCTCCCAGGtctatcaaatattgtttcaacATCAACCAAATACCTAGAACAAAAAGTGACACATTCTTACGCTAGAAATCCTTCGACAATAGATCCTTCGAGGATATCGTTTATTCCGCACATAGGATTTTTAACTTGAGCAAAACCTACAACAGAATTGCTGCGATTGTTAACCTATAGAAGTTTGTCTGACAAgacattataataaattgatgttttaccAAAATAATACCTCTCGATTGGATACATCCATCGATAGTACACAGGTCCACCGATTTTGGCCTCCATTGGTAGATGAACAACCAAGTGCACCATTACAGTGAAGAATGCAGGTGGGAAAATTTTTTCTAAGTGACACAAAGCTATTGTTGCTCGATATTGAAGGTTGTCAAGATCTTCCACCTTAAGAACTTTACcgcaaataattttgaatatgttACAAAGCTCTGAAATGGCGTGAGTCACTTGCTTTGACATGGATGACCTCAAAGCAATTGGAAGCAAATCATGCAGCAATATGTGATAATCATGTGATTTTAAAGACTGAAGTTTTCGCTCCTTCTGATTTACACATTTTGATATATTCGAAGAGTAAGCATCTGGGACTTTTATAGTCTTCAAGACTTGACAAAAtaggtctttttctttttttgtcatgGAGAAAGAAGCCGGTGGTAGTCTTGTTTTGCCATTGGGAAGATATTGAGGATGAAGCTCTCGACGAATTCCCATGTCAACCAAATCAAGTCTGCATTTTAGATTATCTTTTGACTTCCCATCAACATTAAGAATTGTTCcaacaatattttcacaaacattcttctcaatgtgcataACATCCAAGTTGTGGCGAAGTAGGTTGTGCTGCCAATATGGTAAATAAAAGAATATGCTTCTCTTCTTCCACAAACTTGCTTCAGTTGATTCCTCTTCCTGtatttcatcatcatcagtatCCAAGTCAATATTGGATAATTGCCGTGGTCTTTTCTTCGAAGagttattattgtttgatttttttattttgcttttgccATGCTTTCCATAAGAAAATTGCATCTCtttcaacattaataaaatatcatatccAGTAGTAACTGAAGGAGCTCGATGCATCTCTACATTACCATCAAAGCGAGATGTTTTACGAGATCTGTATGGATGATTATGTTCTAGCCATCGCCCGATGTGCCATATAACAAAAACTTCGGCCATCGGTTAACCATTGTGATGAAGTTTCTGCAGCACAACAAGGACAAGCATATTTCCCTTTAGTGTTCCAACCTGATAAATTTGCGTAAGCAGGGAAATCATTAATAGTCCATAACAAGGCAGCCCGCATATTGAAATTTCTCCTTACAGATGCATCGTATGTCTCTACACCAACCCATAATTGCTTTAACTCTTTAATAAGAGGTTGTAAGTATATGTCAATATCGTTTCCAGGCCCTTTGTCCCCAGGAATAATcattgacaaaagaaaagaagtttgTTTCATCCCAATCCACGGTGGCAAGTTATAAGGGATCAACACAACTGGCCAAGTGCTGTAAGAAGTACTTAATAATTTGAATGGGTTAAACCCATCCGAAGAAAGACCAAGCCTCACATTTCTAGGATCACAAGCGAAGTCAGGATATCTTGcatcaaatgatttccatgcCTCAGCATCAGCAGGGTGTCGTAACAGTCCATCATTGGGCCGACCATTAGCATGCCGGATCATATCGGTGAAGTCCTAGTCGACATGAAAAAGTCTCTGCGATCGTGGTATTAATGGAAAATACCGTAAAAACCTTCGCGGTCTCTTGTGGACCACTTCATTGTCTTCATTCAAAGCGTTCACGAGAATCGGTGGACACCCAGTGAGAAACGACCACAAATATGACAAGATTGCTGACCTTCATTATGCTCCCAATATATCATGCAGTCATTTGGacaactatgaattttttcatacccTAGACCCAAATccttaataatttttcttcGACTCACGACTACTTTCGGGGAATAGCCGCGagggaaaaaaattcttttaaaaaaattcaatcaagtgGTCAAGGCCTTTAGCGGTCATCCCACATGCATTTCAAGTGGAAAAAGTCGAATGCAAAAAAATACAATCTAGAATCTTTGCGATCCCTCATAATGTTTGTCGTTcatatcttcaagcaacttgTAAAACTTTGCCGCTTCTTTAGAAGGCTGTTCATCAACTTCTATAGGAGCTTCACCTCCATCATTCACCTCAACGTTGAATTCATCAGCAGTAGATGGTAGGCCCTCGTTATCAACTTGATGGATGTTGAAAGCATCCCGCAATAATTCTTCCAAACTATCTGGTCTTGCACGAGAAGTTTGGAAGTGAGAATTGGAACTTGATGGAGCTGTAAATGTGTTTGTTGGCTCATGGATAGGTGACGGTACACACTCTCCATGAAAAAACCAACATGTGTAACCTTGTACAATGCCATCACAAACTAAATGTTCAAGCACTGTTTCACGTGTTTGCCAATGGATATTCACACACTTTATGCATGGGTAAATGATCCTATCATCTTCACTTGATTTGGCAAATGCAAAATTGAGGAATTGTTCGACTCCATCTT
This window encodes:
- the LOC120255833 gene encoding uncharacterized protein LOC120255833; the protein is MIRHANGRPNDGLLRHPADAEAWKSFDARYPDFACDPRNVRLGLSSDGFNPFKLLSTSYSTWPVVLIPYNLPPWIGMKQTSFLLSMIIPGDKGPGNDIDIYLQPLIKELKQLWVGVETYDASVRRNFNMRAALLWTINDFPAYANLSGWNTKGKYACPCCAAETSSQWLTDGRKMHRAPSVTTGYDILLMLKEMQFSYGKHGKSKIKKSNNNNSSKKRPRQLSNIDLDTDDDEIQEEESTEASLWKKRSIFFYLPYWQHNLLRHNLDVMHIEKNVCENIVGTILNVDGKSKDNLKCRLDLVDMGIRRELHPQYLPNGKTRLPPASFSMTKKEKDLFCQVLKTIKVPDAYSSNISKCVNQKERKLQSLKSHDYHILLHDLLPIALRSSMSKQVTHAISELCNIFKIICGKVLKVEDLDNLQYRATIALCHLEKIFPPAFFTVMVHLVVHLPMEAKIGGPVYYRWMYPIERYLVDVETIFDRPGRNLTQVHHELLVKSYLFECGGEPIGKVEVPQLDDRSWAQAHRYVLFHYKAIDSLQIEYRNILKDQTRGRRSNARDLDRKFTETFHEWLGETVSHGKNVSEEIKFLAQGPNRIVKRYKGLVINGFRFHTKSRERFRRTQNSGCLVTSSTMSYASARDANPLEGNVDYYGVLNDIIELDYFNKFKVVLFRCDWADVNNSRGLKKDRYGFTIVNFSRTIHTGKHILDEPYVFSSQVKQVFYSEDPKEPGWFVVIRNQPREVYDMGDEIIDDGPWTECFPSSHESIFNDNDEGQWAREDVDEDIYDF